One genomic window of Azospirillum sp. TSH100 includes the following:
- a CDS encoding Uma2 family endonuclease: MALRKQRRMTLDEFLDWEERQDVRHEFLQGEIVAMVGGTVAHNQIAGNVYAALRGELRGSPCRVFQETMRIRADESVFYPDVFVTCAMLDDRDRMATEPTLIVEVLSDSTSSYDHTTKSAAYRTLPSLTQYVLIHQRVAVVESFRRAGDGWTHELLSGRDGVLAIPALEVGLPLATIYEDTRVSFDLTILTGESDDA, translated from the coding sequence ATGGCCCTGCGCAAACAGCGCCGGATGACGCTGGACGAATTCCTCGACTGGGAGGAGCGGCAGGACGTCCGCCACGAGTTCCTCCAGGGCGAGATCGTTGCCATGGTCGGCGGGACGGTTGCCCACAACCAGATCGCCGGCAACGTCTACGCCGCCCTGCGCGGCGAACTGCGGGGGTCGCCCTGCCGGGTGTTCCAGGAGACGATGCGCATCCGGGCCGACGAGTCGGTGTTCTATCCGGACGTCTTTGTCACCTGCGCCATGCTGGACGATCGCGACCGGATGGCAACGGAACCGACGCTGATCGTCGAGGTGCTGTCGGACAGCACGTCGAGCTACGACCACACCACCAAGAGCGCCGCCTACCGTACCCTGCCCTCGCTGACCCAATATGTGCTGATCCACCAGCGGGTGGCGGTGGTGGAGAGCTTCCGCCGGGCCGGCGACGGCTGGACGCACGAGCTGCTGTCGGGCCGAGACGGCGTGCTGGCGATCCCGGCGCTGGAGGTGGGGCTGCCGCTGGCCACCATTTATGAGGACACGCGGGTGTCCTTCGACCTGACCATCCTGACGGGCGAGAGCGACGATGCCTGA
- the map gene encoding type I methionyl aminopeptidase produces the protein MDKEGKRIVLHGPEEFAALRKSCRLAAETLDYITPFVVPGVSTGRLDKLIEEFQRDRGGIPATLGYHGYPACSCISPNHVVNHGIPSDDKKLIEGDIVNIDVTVILDGWYGDSSRMYFVGEKVGVKARKLVDLTWRCMMAGIAQAKPGNHLGDIGHAIQTMAEAARCSVVRDFGGHGIGKVFHDAPHVDHFGKPGTGVELRPGMVFTVEPMINAGRHEVKILSDGWTTVTRDRSLSAQFEHQIGITEDGCEIFTLSPAGYTQPPYGNAA, from the coding sequence ATGGACAAGGAAGGCAAGCGGATCGTGCTGCACGGTCCGGAGGAGTTCGCGGCGCTGCGCAAGTCCTGCCGGCTGGCGGCCGAGACGCTGGATTACATCACGCCCTTCGTGGTGCCGGGCGTCAGCACCGGCCGACTCGACAAGCTGATCGAGGAGTTCCAGCGCGACCGCGGCGGCATTCCGGCGACGCTGGGCTATCACGGCTATCCGGCGTGCAGCTGCATCTCGCCCAACCACGTCGTCAACCACGGCATCCCCAGCGACGACAAGAAGCTGATCGAGGGCGACATCGTCAACATCGACGTCACCGTGATCCTCGACGGCTGGTACGGCGACAGCAGCCGCATGTATTTCGTCGGCGAGAAGGTCGGGGTGAAGGCGCGCAAGCTGGTCGACCTGACCTGGCGCTGCATGATGGCCGGCATCGCCCAGGCGAAGCCCGGCAACCATCTGGGCGACATCGGCCACGCCATCCAGACGATGGCGGAGGCGGCGCGCTGCTCGGTCGTCCGCGACTTCGGCGGGCACGGCATCGGCAAGGTCTTCCACGACGCGCCCCATGTCGACCATTTCGGCAAGCCCGGCACCGGCGTGGAACTGCGCCCCGGCATGGTCTTCACGGTGGAGCCGATGATCAACGCCGGCCGCCACGAGGTGAAGATCCTGTCCGACGGCTGGACCACGGTCACCCGCGACCGCTCGTTGTCGGCCCAGTTCGAGCACCAGATCGGCATCACCGAGGACGGCTGCGAGATCTTCACCCTCTCGCCCGCCGGCTACACCCAACCTCCTTACGGGAACGCCGCATGA
- a CDS encoding NUDIX hydrolase → MSDEQKPWEVLGSRDLLDASPYLKVRAETVRLPDGRTVENFYQLDQPDYALMYVETGDGKVVMLRTYKHGPRRVSLTFPAGAIEPGEEPLAAAKRELLEETGYAADDWTALGGFVVGANAKGSTCHMFHAKGARKVAEPDNGDLEDMRIELHSARELIDAAARGDYAVLPVIAMLGAMLLPDLREGLGMAARTRSV, encoded by the coding sequence ATGAGCGACGAACAAAAGCCTTGGGAGGTGCTGGGCAGCCGCGATCTGCTCGACGCCAGCCCCTATCTGAAGGTGCGGGCGGAGACGGTGCGGCTGCCCGACGGACGGACGGTGGAGAATTTCTACCAGCTCGACCAGCCCGACTATGCGCTGATGTATGTCGAGACCGGGGACGGCAAGGTGGTGATGCTGCGTACCTACAAGCACGGGCCGCGCCGCGTCAGCCTGACCTTCCCCGCCGGTGCCATTGAGCCCGGCGAGGAGCCGCTGGCCGCTGCAAAGCGCGAGCTGCTGGAGGAAACCGGCTATGCCGCCGACGACTGGACGGCGCTGGGCGGCTTCGTCGTCGGGGCGAACGCCAAGGGCAGCACCTGCCACATGTTCCACGCCAAGGGCGCCCGCAAGGTGGCGGAGCCCGACAATGGTGATCTGGAGGACATGCGGATCGAGCTGCACAGCGCCCGCGAGCTGATCGACGCGGCGGCACGCGGCGACTATGCGGTGCTGCCGGTGATCGCCATGCTGGGGGCGATGCTGCTGCCGGACCTGCGCGAGGGGCTGGGCATGGCGGCGCGGACGCGGTCGGTGTAA
- the radA gene encoding DNA repair protein RadA, with product MAKPTTRYVCQACGASFPKWAGKCDACGEWNSLVEEAAPDSAPKGLGAARGRRIDFVGLHGSSEAPPRRMTGIAEFDRVCGGGLVPGSAILIGGDPGIGKSTLLLQAMARLSQDHRCAYVSGEEAVDQVRLRAQRLGCATAPVDLASATSVRDIVASLDDAKGPEVIVIDSIQTMYMDNLDSAPGTVAQVRASAQELIRVAKRRGVVLLLVGHVTKEGMIAGPRVLEHMVDTVLYFEGERGHQFRILRAVKNRFGPTDEIGVFEMGDAGLGEVANPSALFLAERRGDVSGAAVFAGMEGTRPVLVEVQALVAPSPLGTPRRAVVGWDSARLAMVLAVLEARCGVQIGANDVYLNVAGGLRITEPAADLAVAAALVSSLTGEPVPADAVVFGEIGLSGEVRAVGQSDTRLKEAAKLGFSSAIFPARRTGRKGSRGDSWSRTGGLKTVELQQLGELMPLFQAQGSSGRPPSRRPHDDNDTRRWRDDEYI from the coding sequence TTGGCGAAGCCCACCACCCGATATGTCTGTCAGGCCTGCGGCGCCTCCTTCCCGAAATGGGCGGGCAAGTGCGACGCCTGCGGCGAATGGAACAGCCTCGTCGAGGAGGCGGCGCCGGACAGCGCGCCGAAGGGGCTGGGCGCCGCCCGTGGCCGCCGCATCGACTTCGTCGGCCTGCATGGCTCCAGCGAGGCGCCGCCGCGCCGGATGACCGGCATCGCCGAATTCGACCGCGTCTGCGGCGGCGGACTGGTTCCCGGTTCGGCCATCCTGATCGGCGGCGACCCCGGCATCGGCAAATCGACCCTTCTGCTCCAGGCGATGGCCCGGCTGTCGCAGGACCATCGCTGCGCCTATGTCTCGGGCGAGGAGGCGGTCGACCAGGTCCGCCTGCGCGCCCAGCGGCTGGGCTGCGCCACCGCCCCGGTTGACCTCGCCTCTGCCACCAGCGTGCGCGACATCGTCGCCTCGCTCGACGACGCCAAGGGTCCGGAGGTGATCGTCATCGATTCGATCCAGACCATGTATATGGACAATCTGGACAGCGCCCCCGGCACCGTCGCCCAGGTCCGCGCCAGCGCGCAGGAGCTGATCCGCGTCGCCAAGCGGCGCGGCGTCGTGCTGCTTCTGGTCGGCCATGTCACCAAGGAAGGCATGATCGCCGGCCCCCGCGTGCTGGAGCACATGGTGGACACCGTCCTCTATTTCGAAGGCGAGCGCGGCCACCAGTTCCGCATCCTGCGTGCGGTGAAGAACCGTTTCGGCCCGACCGACGAGATCGGCGTGTTCGAGATGGGCGACGCCGGCCTTGGCGAGGTTGCCAACCCGTCCGCCCTGTTCCTGGCCGAACGGCGCGGCGACGTGTCGGGTGCGGCCGTCTTCGCCGGGATGGAGGGCACCCGCCCCGTGCTGGTCGAGGTCCAGGCGCTGGTCGCCCCGTCGCCGCTCGGCACGCCGCGCCGTGCCGTGGTCGGCTGGGACTCCGCCCGCCTCGCCATGGTGTTGGCGGTTCTGGAGGCGCGTTGCGGCGTGCAGATCGGTGCCAACGACGTCTATCTGAATGTGGCCGGCGGCCTGCGTATCACCGAACCCGCCGCCGACCTCGCCGTCGCCGCCGCGCTGGTCTCCTCCCTGACCGGGGAGCCGGTGCCGGCCGACGCGGTGGTGTTCGGCGAGATCGGCCTGTCGGGCGAGGTCCGCGCCGTCGGCCAGAGCGACACGAGGCTGAAGGAGGCGGCGAAGCTCGGCTTCTCCTCCGCCATCTTCCCGGCGCGGCGCACCGGCAGGAAGGGCAGCCGCGGCGACAGCTGGTCAAGGACGGGGGGGCTGAAGACGGTCGAACTCCAGCAACTGGGCGAGCTGATGCCGCTGTTCCAGGCGCAGGGCTCCTCCGGCCGGCCGCCGTCGCGGCGTCCTCATGACGACAACGACACGCGCCGTTGGCGCGATGACGAATATATCTGA